The following are encoded in a window of Panicum virgatum strain AP13 chromosome 5N, P.virgatum_v5, whole genome shotgun sequence genomic DNA:
- the LOC120675008 gene encoding lysM domain-containing protein ARB_03438-like yields the protein MEQVKQSASWTVRRPKRTVRKARCYNVQTTCIAMANRGSAALTIVCLLIIAVTLVDALPPASPMHCKTVYGVQKRETCFAVAQAAGLPLKKFLQFNPNINCNNLFIGQWTTCIAMANRGSAALTIVCLLIIAVTLVDALPPASPLHCKTVYGVQKRETCFAVAQAAGLPLKKFLQFNPNINCNNLFIGQWVCLALGHA from the exons GAGCAGGTGAAACAGAGCGCGTCGTGGACCGTCCGCCGTCccaagcggactgtccgcaaggCAAGGTGTTACAACGTGCAGACTACTTGCATTGCAATGGCGAACCGTGGCTCCGCTGCTCTCACGATCGTGTGCCTCCTTATCATTGCGGTCACCCTGGTGGACGCACTCCCACCGGCATCGCCGATGCACTGCAAGACGGTGTACGGGGTGCAGAAGCGCGAGACCTGCTTCGCCGTGGCGCAGGCTGCGGGGCTGCCCCTAAAGAAGTTCCTCCAGTTCAACCCCAACATCAACTGCAATAACCTCTTCATCGGACAGTGG ACTACTTGCATTGCAATGGCGAACCGTGGCTCCGCTGCTCTCACGATCGTGTGCCTCCTTATCATTGCGGTCACCCTGGTGGACGCACTCCCACCGGCATCGCCGCTGCACTGCAAGACGGTGTACGGGGTGCAGAAGCGCGAGACGTGCTTCGCCGTGGCGCAGGCTGCGGGGCTGCCCCTGAAGAAGTTCCTCCAGTTCAACCCCAACATCAACTGCAATAACCTCTTCATCGGACAGTGGGTCTGCCTTGCTCTCGGTCACGCTTGA